A single window of Arachis stenosperma cultivar V10309 unplaced genomic scaffold, arast.V10309.gnm1.PFL2 arast.V10309.gnm1.Scaffold_100071, whole genome shotgun sequence DNA harbors:
- the LOC130960101 gene encoding cytochrome c biogenesis CcmF C-terminal-like mitochondrial protein, whose product MVQLHNFFFFITSMVVPRGTAAPLLLKWFVSRDVPTGAPFSNGTLIPILIPSFPLLVYLHSRKFRRSMDGAKSGVLVRAGRLILLPDIIGRSSSETRAGNASFRFVPVLHFLLLESKGDFSYLESFCGVLCLLFFRTLFSLPRDRSAKRERAQRRKRQRLRPNPNGNEQERNDKMRCSGHPHLERRVEGFGPVAFPVPPSSGGACVGGVPPEPEIGLEALALPTSRQLMAVGHDYHQKAPIQMNIAHFGVCICMLGVLLSCDPAAYVRPVAHASYLFRAGGVNSDSIRVFNPAAEMLS is encoded by the coding sequence ATGGTCCAACTAcataactttttctttttcattactTCTATGGTCGTGCCTCGTGGCACGGCAGCACCCTTACTATTGAAATGGTTCGTCAGTAGAGATGTTCCCACAGGTGCCCCTTTTTCCAATGGTACTCTAATTCCAATTCTTATCCCTTCATTCCCTCTTTTGGTCTATCTACATTCCAGGAAATTCAGACGCTCCATGGACGGAGCAAAAAGTGGAGTCTTGGTCAGAGCAGGCCGCCTTATTTTACTACCAGACATAATTGGGAGAAGCTCATCCGAAACTAGAGCTGGAAACGCCTCATTTCGTTTCGTTCCCGTTCTTCATTTCCTTCTTCTCGAATCCAAGGGGGACTTCTCATATTTAGAATCTTTCTGCGGTGTGCTCTGTTTACTATTCTTTCGTACTCTCTTCTCTTTACCACGCGATAGGTCAGCAAAGCGTGAGCGGGCGCAGAGAAGGAAACGCCAAAGACTTCGGCCTAACCCTAACGGGAATGAGCAAGAACGAAATGACAAGATGAGGTGCTCCGGGCACCCCCATTTAGAAAGAAGGGTCGAAGGTTTTGGGCCTGTAGCTTTCCCCGTCCCCCCTTCGTCGGGGGGTGCTTGTGTGGGGGGTGTGCCACCTGAACCTGAAATCGGGCTTGAAGCTCTCGCCTTACCAACGAGCCGACAGCTGATGGCTGTTGGTCACGACTACCACCAAAAAGCTCCAATTCAGATGAATATTGCACATTTTGGAGTGTGCATCTGTATGTTGGGTGTTCTTCTGTCGTGCGACCCGGCGGCTTATGTGCGACCTGTGGCCCACGCCTCCTATTTGTTCAGGGCGGGCGGCGTGAACTCTGACTCGATCCGGGTATTCAATCCCGCCGCTGAGATGCTCAGTTGA